ATCATCCGCTTCGTCCAGTTCTTCCTTGGACAGATCATACATCTGCTGTCCACTGTCCCGGTAAGCCATAATGGCCACCGCATCGAAGTGGGAGATCACCCAGCGACTGAATGTACCCTCACTTTCAGCCGACTGACGGGCATCAAGCCAGAACGGAATGGCAGCGCTCATGTACAGTCCGGCATCCTCGCCGGCTTTTGTCCAGGCCTTCATGTTGTTCTGCCACTCTGCAATGATGCTGCTCTCCTCGTTCTCCCAGCGCTTCAGCTGATACGGCTCTACATCCAGTTGAATGCCTTCGAAACGTTCATTCTTGGCCGAAGCTGCATTGTATGCTCGTACTCGCTCGATAAAAGCAATTCCTTCATCCCGCTTCTCCTCATAGGCCCAGTCTGCATGACCGTTAAGTCCATGCACTTCAATCTCAGCCTGCCCTGCAGCCGCAATGAATTTGCGGTATGTTGCGTCAGGCACCTCATCCTGGATTTGCAGGAAGATGGTATCCACGCCCTGTTCTTTGGAAAAGGCAATAATCTCAGGCGTTTGTTCTGCAATAATGGACGCGTCCCACAGCCAGGTCGCTTTATGCTCCTCTGCCTGGAACCATTTGAACATCCAGGACAGAAGCAGCAGGCACAACACCACAGCCAGAATGGCCCATTTCGCCATACCCACCAGCTTGCCCCGTTGCCTCATATATTTCCTCAGACGAGCAACGCTTCACTTGGTTCAAGCACAGGATGCTGTACCGAGTGACCAATCTTGTAGATATGCGGATGTGTGTACGAACGGAATGCATTACGTGTATCCAGAATCGGCACACCCATCTCGGCAATATCAAAGTAAGGTAAATCGCTGTGGTTGGTGATCAGCACGATGCAATCGTACTTCTTGAACTGCTCCAGATTGAACACTTCGCTGTGAACGGTCTCGCCATGTTTGTCCTGGAAGGAATCCGCATGTGGGTCGTAGTAGCTAACGTTAGCTCCACTTTCCTTGAACAGTTCATATACTTCCAGTCCTGGTGATTCACGCAGGTCGGCAATATTCGGCTTGTACGACATGCCAAGGAGCAGAATATTTGATTTACGTACGGATTTAGCGTATTCGTTCAGAATTGTTGACGTTTTGTTCAATACATAATATGGCATGTTGTCATTGGTGGATTGCGCCAGCTCAATGAATTTGCTATAGAAACGGAAGCCTTTGGCCTTCCATGACAGGTACATCGGATCCAGCGGAATGCAGTGTCCACCGATGCCTGGGCCTGGATAGAATGGCATGAAACCAAATGGTTTCGTCGCCGCCGCGTCAATAACTTCCCAGATATCGATGCCCATGCGGTCACACATCATCGCCATTTCATTTACAAAGGCAATGTTCACACTGCGGAATGTGTTCTCCAGCAGTTTGGACATCTCAGCCACTTTTGGTGAAGATACCGGTACTACGGTTTCTACATATTTTCCATATAGCGCTGTTCCGAGCTTCAAGCAAGCTTCAGTTGTGCCCCCGATTACTTTCGGAGTATTAAATGTTGTGAAACGTCCGTTCGACGGGTCCACACGCTCAGGCGAGAAGCAGAGGAAATAGTCTTTACCTGCTTCTTGTCCGATTTTGTCCAGCTGCTGCTGGATCAGTTCTTCGGTTGTACCTGGATAAGTGGTGCTCTCCAGCGTAATCAGCATGCCTGGTTTCATGTGCAGTTTGATCTGATCCACAACAGTCTCGATGTAAGACGTATCCGGGTCCTGATTCTCACTAAGCGGTGTCGGTACGCAGATACTGAGTGCGTCGATCACGCGCAGCATACTGTAATCTGTCGTTGGCTGGAAACGACCGCTTTGCATTACTTTTTTCAACTCATCGGACGAAATATCGTGAATATAGGAATCTCCTTGATAGATACTTTCTACTTTGGACGCATCCAGATCAATTCCGATTACCGTGAAACCTTGATTGACCATTTCCACGGCAAGTGGAAGTCCTACGTAACCGAGCCCGACGACGCCGAGTACAGCTTCTTTATTTTCAATCGCATTCAGTAATGTGTGGAATTGTTGATTCTCCATGATATTCCCTCCGGGCAGTGTATTTGGTGGTGCTTAAAATCCATATAAATAGATGAGTGTCTGTGCTCTAAATGTTGCTCTAATCTATCTGATTCATAGTGTAAAAAAAAGCTCTTACTTTGCACTTCACACAATCAGTTGTTCCAAGCTGTCTTCTAGTGCAGGCAACGTCTGATTCGTGCATCCAGCTCTACAGGTGAGAACGGTTTGGTCATGTAATCATCCACGCCGCTGCGGAAGCATTGACTAATCGTCTGCTCGACACGTTGTTCGGTCAACACGACAATTTTGGGTGGCTGCTCCATCTCCAGGTTCTGAATATGATGGATGAAGGGCAGACCATCGATGCCATACAGATTCAGTTCGGTGAGCACCAGGTCAGGTGTGACTTTCTCGATCAACTCCAGTGCAGCCAGTCCATCGACGGCTTCATAGGTTTCGTATCCCTGCATCTTCAACCGCAATTGCAGGAATTCGCGTACCGTAGGATCGTTGTCCACAATCAAAATGCGTTCCGGCTCGTCCGCCGTATTGTCCAGCGTGTAGATATGAATCTCCGACGAATCTACGAGCTTCGAGGACTCAGCCATATGCTGAATAGTTGCCTTCGAAGGGCGCTCCCCTTCCGGGAAACTGGCCAGTGTAATCTGTGGATCGGCACCGGGCAGAGTCTCTTGCAGCTCATGTTTGATCCGAAGCCCTTCATAGTGAACTTCATCCAGTGACAACCCTGGCAGCAGGACGGCAATCGCCTGGGTGGCCCCATCCTTCCACACCTGGAAGGCAGACTCACTCGTTTGCTCCAGATGTGTCCTGACCTGCTGCTCAGGTTGAGAGTTTCCTGCACAATGGATGAACATTAAGCCGCATGTTTCGGCACCCGTTTCCTTCAATCCCTGTTCTACACTTCGGTACACATTAACGGCAGCCTCACGCTGCAATGTCGCCGTATTTGGCATGTTCTTTTCCACCCTTCTCCTCGATTATCTATATAAGTCCAAAAAATATTATTTACACTGACACTCCGATGACAGAACAGCCTTTCGATCACTGTTATCCCCAGATTTTTTGATTCCTTTATACAAGGGGAAATCCGGAGATAAGCGTATGCTTTCGATGCAGCTTTCTTTCAGAAAGCTTTTAGGTGCACGCTTCGCTTCTTCAGGCTTTTTCTGCCCTCTCCGTTATCGTGTAAATGTCTAGTTGGACATATAATTGCTTTGATTATTCTTTAATCAAGCGGCTTCGCTTGTTTTCTTCTCATCCTCGGACCAGCTTTGGCGTGTCATGGTACCCCATGAGTTGTTGTTTTGCATGAACTGCACATGTCCCTGCAATCTCCACAGTACGCCGAGCTGGTGGTAACCCACGAATTTCAACGCGGAGTAGACCAGCATTTTGACCAGATCGGAGAGCTTGTTGTAACGTTTGAAAGCAATCTCCTCCAGGACAAGTGCGCCTACACTCAGCAGATAACCACTCACAAAGTTCAGCAGTCCGAACAGAACCAGAATCGGCCATTGCGTCATATCCAGAAGCACATATCCAGTGAGAGCCAGAAGTCCGGTAATCCGGAAATACGGGTTCAGCGCTTCAAAAAGGACGTTATATGGCATGGTCACCATACCCATAACCTTATATTTTGGATTGAACAACATGCCACGATTCTCGATCATGTTCTTCAGGTTCCCACGGCCCCAGCGCTTGCGCTGACTGGACAAGATCCGGTATGAATCCGGTGCCTGCGTCCAGCATACAGCCTCAGGACAGAAGGCAACGCGGTACTTCAATTTGTTTTCCAGCATATAACGGTGAAGTTTAATGATGATGTTCATGTCTTCCCCAGGATAACCATCCCGGTATCCACCTACGGCGATAACAGCGTCCTTACGGAACATGCCGAAGGCACCAGAGACAATGATCAGACCGTTCATGTGACTCCAGCCAATCCGTCCGCCCAGGAAGGCTTTGAGATATTCAATCGACTGGAACATGGGCCAGATTTTGCGTGGCAGTGATACATCTTGCACTGCCCCATTTTCAATTTTGCAGCCATTGGCGATTCTTACATCTCCACCGATAGCTACCGTCTCTTCCGGATTCTCCATATACATGCGTGCCATGCGGATCAGGGCATCCTTCTCCAGCAACGAATCGGCATCGATGGAAGAGATCAACGGATAATGGGACAGGTTGATCCCGGCATTGAGGGAATCGGCCTTACCGCCGTTTTCCTTGTCAATGACATACAGATCCGGGAACTCCGGGTTATGATAGATCCCACGAATTTTCTGACAGGCGATCTTGCCCCGAATCTTCGTATTGGGTACTGGCTTCAGCCGATATTCCTCCAACAGGATATTCAGCGTGGCATCACTGGAGCCATCATTCACCACAATGACTTCATACGTTGGATAATTCAGCGTCATCAGGCAGTTCACATTTTCAATAATCGTCAGTTCCTCGTTGTATGCCGGTACCAGCAGAGAAACGGAAGGCACCAGTTCCGAGCCTGACAATGTATTGTATTTGGAATAATGCGACCGCCGGAAGATCGTCCAGATGTTACGGAACGATAAGGCCAAAATGGAAAAGTAGAGCGTATTTACAAAAACAACATAGTAGATTGCGACCATGCCGTAGATTAATAGTAGATCCCTAAGCAGTGTAATCCCCTCCTACCGTAGCGACACCTGTGCGCTTCTTGCTGGTTCTGTTCTCTCGTACAGGGCCAAAATAGCGATCGTACAGCAGTCTTTTTTTGTTATGTGCAATCATCTGCTCTACAGCTCTGTCATCGGTTCTCGTGTGCTGCATGGTACTCTCAATCTGCTGCATCGCAATCTCGCGCTCAGCAACTGTACCTTGCACAGCAGCCTGACACAGCGCTTCGAATCCCGGTTCACCGAGCTTGCTCAGACTCTCCGCACTGTTATATCGAACTCTCCAGTCTTCATCCCGAAGCGCTTTGCGCAGCAATGGAATGCTACCAGATGCATGCTTGTAACCAAGCGCTTGTACCACTTCGGCGCGAACTTCCGGATCGGGGTCCTGGATTAGCTTCAGGATTGTCTCATCCCGGAGTGCCGGACTTGCGCTAAGATACAGCTTCACCGCCTCGGCACGTACATCCTGATGTTCTGCGCCTACCAGTCTGTCGAGTGCAGGCATCACTTCAGGTACAGCCTGTCCCCACATGGCAACCAGTCCGACTTTAACAAAATCAGGATTTCGGTCTTCCAGCAATTCAATTAGAATTCTGCTCGTATCCAGACTCGTTTCGAGCAAAATATCTGCCGCCAGATGGTGAATGGACTTACCTTTGGTTAACAGCAACGCCAGCATGTCTTTCAGTTCACCTTGCCGAGTCGTACATCTGGAGATGGACCGACCAATCATAATGGCCATCGGGCCCGGTTTCTCATCCTTCAGCAACTCCATCAAACCCGGAACGGCTTCGGAACAACGCATGCCACCCAAGCGATAAGCAGCATCAATCTGGCGACCGTACCGCAGACGGCCCAGTTCCTTCAGATCATGCTCTACGAATCCTGCTTCACGGCACAGTGCAATTAATTTGTCGCGATACTCACCC
This Paenibacillus xylanexedens DNA region includes the following protein-coding sequences:
- a CDS encoding glycosyltransferase family 2 protein, encoding MVAIYYVVFVNTLYFSILALSFRNIWTIFRRSHYSKYNTLSGSELVPSVSLLVPAYNEELTIIENVNCLMTLNYPTYEVIVVNDGSSDATLNILLEEYRLKPVPNTKIRGKIACQKIRGIYHNPEFPDLYVIDKENGGKADSLNAGINLSHYPLISSIDADSLLEKDALIRMARMYMENPEETVAIGGDVRIANGCKIENGAVQDVSLPRKIWPMFQSIEYLKAFLGGRIGWSHMNGLIIVSGAFGMFRKDAVIAVGGYRDGYPGEDMNIIIKLHRYMLENKLKYRVAFCPEAVCWTQAPDSYRILSSQRKRWGRGNLKNMIENRGMLFNPKYKVMGMVTMPYNVLFEALNPYFRITGLLALTGYVLLDMTQWPILVLFGLLNFVSGYLLSVGALVLEEIAFKRYNKLSDLVKMLVYSALKFVGYHQLGVLWRLQGHVQFMQNNNSWGTMTRQSWSEDEKKTSEAA
- a CDS encoding HEAT repeat domain-containing protein, coding for MFPSLALAYLFLYICIALVVVGVIVLFAMKMSHNGKRRKTAFYELKQRDYFTYLQTALTENSPLKLPPGKLAPLERRVIQDRMIEWIDQFKGEYRDKLIALCREAGFVEHDLKELGRLRYGRQIDAAYRLGGMRCSEAVPGLMELLKDEKPGPMAIMIGRSISRCTTRQGELKDMLALLLTKGKSIHHLAADILLETSLDTSRILIELLEDRNPDFVKVGLVAMWGQAVPEVMPALDRLVGAEHQDVRAEAVKLYLSASPALRDETILKLIQDPDPEVRAEVVQALGYKHASGSIPLLRKALRDEDWRVRYNSAESLSKLGEPGFEALCQAAVQGTVAEREIAMQQIESTMQHTRTDDRAVEQMIAHNKKRLLYDRYFGPVRENRTSKKRTGVATVGGDYTA
- a CDS encoding response regulator transcription factor codes for the protein MPNTATLQREAAVNVYRSVEQGLKETGAETCGLMFIHCAGNSQPEQQVRTHLEQTSESAFQVWKDGATQAIAVLLPGLSLDEVHYEGLRIKHELQETLPGADPQITLASFPEGERPSKATIQHMAESSKLVDSSEIHIYTLDNTADEPERILIVDNDPTVREFLQLRLKMQGYETYEAVDGLAALELIEKVTPDLVLTELNLYGIDGLPFIHHIQNLEMEQPPKIVVLTEQRVEQTISQCFRSGVDDYMTKPFSPVELDARIRRCLH
- a CDS encoding nucleotide sugar dehydrogenase gives rise to the protein MENQQFHTLLNAIENKEAVLGVVGLGYVGLPLAVEMVNQGFTVIGIDLDASKVESIYQGDSYIHDISSDELKKVMQSGRFQPTTDYSMLRVIDALSICVPTPLSENQDPDTSYIETVVDQIKLHMKPGMLITLESTTYPGTTEELIQQQLDKIGQEAGKDYFLCFSPERVDPSNGRFTTFNTPKVIGGTTEACLKLGTALYGKYVETVVPVSSPKVAEMSKLLENTFRSVNIAFVNEMAMMCDRMGIDIWEVIDAAATKPFGFMPFYPGPGIGGHCIPLDPMYLSWKAKGFRFYSKFIELAQSTNDNMPYYVLNKTSTILNEYAKSVRKSNILLLGMSYKPNIADLRESPGLEVYELFKESGANVSYYDPHADSFQDKHGETVHSEVFNLEQFKKYDCIVLITNHSDLPYFDIAEMGVPILDTRNAFRSYTHPHIYKIGHSVQHPVLEPSEALLV